One segment of Theobroma cacao cultivar B97-61/B2 chromosome 9, Criollo_cocoa_genome_V2, whole genome shotgun sequence DNA contains the following:
- the LOC18589092 gene encoding transcription factor IBH1: MRSPGSLKQEFLKKWIMGFQRCSSSKKSMSVLDRKKAIKLSADIAMASARKGTTCWSRALIASASKDGSDKHLVEQILGPESERLILMKKFSTGALVCSKRIRSKKILKRSCGIRRTRKCAPQAALASSIAKRLVRKRTQVLKSLIPGGEFMNEVSLIEETLDYIISLRAQVDVMRSLAIASELVNHN, from the coding sequence ATGCGCTCCCCAGGTTCACTCAAGCAAGAATTTCTTAAGAAATGGATAATGGGTTTCCAAAGATGTAGCTCTTCAAAGAAGAGTATGAGTGTCTTGGATAGAAAGAAGGCTATAAAGTTGTCAGCAGATATAGCTATGGCTTCTGCAAGAAAAGGTACGACTTGTTGGAGTCGAGCTCTCATTGCCAGTGCTTCCAAAGACGGCAGTGATAAACATCTAGTTGAGCAAATATTGGGTCCAGAGTCTGAGAGGCTAATATTGATGAAGAAGTTTTCGACAGGAGCATTAGTGTGCAGCAAGAGGATCAGGAGCAAGAAGATCCTGAAAAGGAGTTGCGGAATCCgaagaacaagaaaatgtGCACCCCAAGCCGCTCTAGCTAGCTCTATTGCAAAAAGGTTGGTTAGGAAAAGAACCCAAGTTTTGAAAAGTCTAATTCCTGGGGGAGAATTTATGAATGAAGTGTCTTTGATTGAGGAAACTCTAGATTATATCATATCTCTTCGAGCCCAGGTTGATGTAATGAGAAGTCTTGCCATTGCTTCAGAGCTAGTGAATCATAATTAA
- the LOC108663228 gene encoding uncharacterized protein LOC108663228 has translation MVQEATDKIWLIQDRLLISQSQQKSYTNHRHQDLEFEVGDHVVFRVSPIKGIMRFGKNDKLNSRYIRPYEILKRVDAVAYRLALPPDLSSIHLVFHLSIICKYNPNPTHVLHHEEIQVGDDLLYKEVSIEILDRQIKQLRTKDVALVNVLLHNHSNEKVTWKAEDEICMKYMHLFQN, from the coding sequence ATGGTTCAAGAAGCTACCGATAAAATTTGGTTGATTCAAGATAGGTTGTTGATAAGTCAGAGTCAACAAAAGTCTTACACCAACCATAGACAtcaagacttggagtttgaggtaGGCGATCATGTTGTTTTTAGAGTTTCACCGATCAAGGGGATTATGCGGTTTGGTAAGAACGATAAGCTAAACTCTAGATACATTAGGCCTTATGAGATACTAAAGAGAGTTGATGCAGTAGCTTATAGATTGGCGCTACCCCCAGATCTTTCTAGCATTCATCTAGTGTTTCACCTATCCATAATATGCAAGTACAACCCTAATCCAACTCATGTGCTTCATCATGAGGAGATTCAGGTGGGAGATGATTTGTTGTATAAGGAGGTATCGATTGAGATTTTGGATAGGCAAATTAAGCAACTTCGCACCAAGGATGTAGCTTTAGTGAATGTCCTTTTGCATAATCACTCCAATGAAAAGGTGACTTGGAAGGCTGAGGACGAGATATGCATGAAGTACATGCACTTATTTCAGAATTGA